A region from the Paenibacillus humicola genome encodes:
- a CDS encoding FAD-dependent oxidoreductase has protein sequence MANEIRGDSIGGENGAAHAFDVVVYGGTSAGVIGAVQAVKMGKRVAIIEPSARLGGLTSGGLGDTDFGDKSAIGGLSREFYARLGRKYGQEEPVWMFEPKAALDVFGDFVKEYEIPVFYGERLDLAGSVTKTGNRIDSIRMESGMTFKAGVFLDTSYEGDLMAGAGVSYSLGREANAVYGERYNGIQTAAAVKNQLPAGIDPYVVPGRPSSGLLPGVNPDAGGNDGDGDSRIQAYCYRMCLTDAPGNRMPIERPDGYDERDFELLFRAIERGQSKFFKLRMLPNRKTDSNNDDGFSTDFLGMSDRYPEAGYKEREAIAQAHERYQRGLVWTLQHHPRVPEMLRAFYEPWGLPLDEFADNGHWTPQLYVRESRRMIGELVMTEHHVMSRETADDPVGMGSYTMDSHNVQRYVDVNGFVRNEGDIQIRTPCPYPVSYRSIVPRERECANLIVPVCLASSHIAYGSIRMEPVFMALAQSAATAAAMALEANIPVQRVDYGRLRRRLLADGQVLTAPC, from the coding sequence GTGGCGAATGAAATCAGAGGGGACAGCATAGGCGGGGAGAACGGCGCGGCTCATGCATTTGACGTCGTCGTCTACGGGGGAACGTCCGCCGGCGTCATCGGCGCCGTGCAGGCCGTCAAAATGGGTAAACGCGTCGCCATTATCGAGCCGTCCGCCCGGCTCGGGGGCTTAACCAGCGGCGGGCTCGGCGATACGGATTTCGGCGACAAGTCGGCGATCGGCGGGCTTTCGCGGGAATTTTACGCGCGGCTCGGGAGGAAGTACGGTCAGGAGGAGCCGGTCTGGATGTTCGAGCCGAAAGCCGCGCTGGACGTTTTCGGCGATTTCGTGAAGGAATACGAAATCCCGGTCTTTTACGGGGAACGGCTGGATTTGGCCGGAAGCGTGACGAAGACGGGCAATCGCATCGATTCGATCCGGATGGAGTCGGGGATGACGTTTAAAGCCGGCGTTTTCCTCGATACGAGCTACGAGGGAGACCTCATGGCGGGGGCCGGCGTCAGCTATTCGCTGGGCCGCGAAGCGAACGCGGTCTACGGCGAGCGTTATAACGGCATCCAGACCGCCGCAGCGGTGAAAAACCAGCTGCCGGCCGGTATCGACCCGTATGTCGTGCCCGGCCGGCCCTCAAGCGGACTGCTCCCGGGCGTCAATCCGGATGCGGGCGGCAACGACGGCGACGGCGACAGCCGCATCCAGGCCTACTGCTATCGGATGTGCCTGACCGACGCCCCGGGCAACCGAATGCCGATCGAGCGGCCGGACGGCTATGACGAACGCGATTTCGAGCTGCTGTTCCGGGCCATCGAGCGGGGGCAAAGCAAGTTTTTCAAGCTGCGCATGCTGCCGAACCGGAAGACCGACTCCAACAACGACGACGGCTTCTCGACCGACTTCCTCGGCATGAGCGATCGTTATCCCGAGGCCGGCTATAAGGAGCGCGAAGCGATCGCGCAGGCCCACGAGAGGTACCAGCGCGGCCTCGTATGGACGCTCCAGCATCATCCTCGGGTACCGGAGATGCTTCGGGCGTTTTACGAGCCTTGGGGGCTGCCGCTCGACGAATTTGCGGATAACGGCCACTGGACGCCGCAGCTGTATGTCCGGGAATCCCGGCGGATGATCGGCGAGCTCGTCATGACCGAGCATCATGTCATGAGCCGCGAGACGGCGGACGACCCGGTCGGCATGGGCTCGTATACGATGGATTCGCATAATGTGCAGCGGTACGTCGATGTGAACGGCTTCGTCCGGAACGAGGGAGACATTCAAATCCGCACCCCGTGCCCGTATCCGGTCAGCTACCGCTCGATCGTGCCGCGGGAGCGGGAATGCGCCAACCTGATCGTGCCGGTCTGTCTCGCTTCCTCGCACATCGCGTACGGTTCGATCCGAATGGAGCCCGTCTTTATGGCGCTTGCCCAATCGGCCGCGACGGCGGCAGCAATGGCGCTGGAAGCGAATATCCCCGTTCAGCGCGTCGATTACGGCAGGCTCCGCAGGCGCCTGCTGGCGGACGGGCAGGTTTTAACCGCGCCGTGCTGA
- a CDS encoding ABC transporter permease produces the protein MQSRPSRHPRLSAIKRNYDLYLLMVPGLAFLLLFKYAPIYGLVIAFQDFNIFKGIGGSEWIGLQQFHRLFTSHDFLVVMRNTLLISLYKIVLLFPVPIAIAVLLNEVARMWFKRAVQTIIYLPHFLSWVVVAGLFVNILSPSTGIVNHVIQFFGGGPVPFLMDNHFFRSVVVVTAGWKEAGWNAIIFIAAIAGLDPELYEAAKLDGAGRVQQIFMITLPGIASTIVLMLILRIGGVLEAGTEQILLLYNPTVYPSGDVLGTYIYRVGLGSMEYSYSTAVGLFESAVGFALVLAGNYFSRKMTGKSIW, from the coding sequence ATGCAGTCACGCCCGTCCCGGCATCCGCGGCTGTCCGCGATCAAGCGCAATTACGACCTTTATTTGCTGATGGTACCGGGGCTTGCGTTTCTCCTGCTGTTTAAATACGCCCCGATTTACGGCCTGGTCATCGCGTTTCAAGACTTTAACATTTTCAAAGGCATCGGCGGCAGCGAATGGATCGGCCTGCAGCAGTTTCATCGGCTGTTTACATCGCACGACTTTCTCGTTGTCATGCGCAACACGCTGCTGATCAGCCTCTACAAAATCGTGCTGCTGTTTCCGGTGCCGATCGCAATCGCCGTACTGCTGAACGAGGTTGCACGCATGTGGTTCAAACGCGCCGTGCAGACGATCATTTATTTGCCGCATTTTCTGTCCTGGGTCGTGGTAGCCGGCTTGTTCGTCAATATTTTGTCTCCGTCGACCGGGATCGTTAATCACGTCATCCAGTTTTTCGGCGGCGGACCGGTTCCGTTTCTGATGGACAATCATTTCTTCCGCAGCGTCGTCGTCGTTACGGCGGGCTGGAAGGAAGCGGGCTGGAACGCGATTATCTTCATCGCGGCGATTGCGGGGCTTGACCCCGAGCTGTACGAAGCGGCCAAGCTGGACGGAGCAGGCCGGGTGCAGCAAATCTTCATGATCACGCTTCCCGGCATCGCGTCGACAATCGTGCTGATGCTGATTTTGCGCATCGGCGGCGTGCTGGAAGCCGGGACGGAGCAGATCCTGCTGCTCTATAATCCGACCGTCTACCCGTCCGGCGACGTGCTCGGCACCTACATTTACCGGGTCGGGCTCGGCTCGATGGAATACAGCTATTCGACGGCGGTCGGCCTGTTCGAATCGGCGGTCGGCTTTGCGCTCGTCCTGGCGGGCAATTATTTCAGCCGGAAAATGACCGGCAAAAGCATCTGGTAG
- a CDS encoding carbohydrate ABC transporter permease: MKTKPASDRALDAAVYGLLLLAASACLFPFLNVLSKSLSANWAVTSGRVGLWPVGFNLENLFYVVTDRIFLHALGISVLVTAAGTLGAVLFTAVSAYPLSKKHLPGVKFVLIMYVFTMLFNGGMIPSYLLIKQLGMMNHLSSLVLPGLINVFNMLLVKNYFESLPESLEESAKLDGASNLTIVLRIIVPISAPVFATVSLFYAVAFWSDWFHPMLYLSDPSLKPLQLYLRDIVLESDTSGQNLDLNIDQLMNISPEGIRNATVIVSTVPILLVYPFLQRYFIRGILVGSVKG; the protein is encoded by the coding sequence TTGAAAACCAAACCTGCATCCGACCGGGCGCTGGACGCCGCCGTCTACGGACTGCTGCTCCTTGCGGCATCGGCCTGCCTGTTTCCGTTCCTGAACGTGCTGTCCAAATCGCTGAGCGCGAACTGGGCGGTCACATCCGGCCGGGTCGGCCTATGGCCCGTCGGCTTCAACCTGGAAAATCTGTTCTACGTCGTGACGGACCGCATTTTCCTGCACGCGCTGGGAATTTCCGTACTCGTTACCGCAGCGGGGACGCTCGGTGCCGTGCTGTTCACGGCCGTGAGCGCTTACCCGCTGTCCAAGAAGCATTTGCCCGGCGTGAAATTCGTCCTCATTATGTACGTCTTCACGATGCTGTTCAACGGCGGCATGATTCCGAGCTACCTGCTGATCAAGCAGCTGGGCATGATGAACCACCTCAGCTCGCTCGTGCTTCCCGGGCTGATCAACGTGTTCAACATGCTCCTGGTCAAAAACTACTTCGAAAGCCTGCCGGAAAGCCTGGAGGAATCGGCGAAGCTCGATGGGGCGTCGAACCTGACGATCGTGCTGCGCATCATCGTGCCGATTTCGGCGCCGGTATTCGCGACGGTCAGCCTGTTCTATGCCGTCGCGTTCTGGAGCGACTGGTTCCATCCCATGCTGTACTTAAGCGATCCGTCGCTGAAGCCGCTGCAGCTGTACCTGCGCGATATCGTGCTGGAATCGGACACGAGCGGACAAAATCTGGATCTCAATATCGACCAGCTGATGAACATTTCGCCGGAAGGGATCCGCAACGCTACGGTCATTGTGTCGACCGTGCCGATTTTGCTCGTTTATCCGTTTCTGCAGCGCTATTTTATCCGCGGGATACTCGTCGGGTCGGTCAAGGGCTGA
- a CDS encoding extracellular solute-binding protein, with the protein MRKTNKAASALLAAMLILTSLLAGCGGSGSNAADGDGSANGAKAEGSQPAAGKPVLKMLQGYAKHNYDTPVSDFLEQATGYKVQYDKLPQDNASDKLNLIMSSGADYDLVKAGKQDYFRFALNGALTDLTPLIDKYGPNIKAAISAKSFDAVKVDGKIYAIPDLNTSYVGGGVMVRTDWLEKLNLKMPATLDEFTAMLKAFKEKDPAGNGKQNISFTIAGTLPMVDGILGAFGLYNSWNPEDGKLVSRAFDPKLRDYLAYMKSLYDQGLLDPEFATNKEETADEKFTSGRAGAEFVPWYKIPTLDEALKKNVPGAKYAYIPSLAGPDGQKGYGVGQGFDWYMVVPTTAKHPEDAIKYINATLDPETFKEMYIGKEGVDYKVENGQYLPIQPAFFDDRGYSSDYTMGRDEAHFLDYWQARLRKSEPMFDAFKQINDIPDEMKQPDVLGFSTFLPNLAQDSQKLDNLVRDYSVNAIVGGVTDGGLKNFQNEWLQAGGEATDKEVNDWHAKSNEQQ; encoded by the coding sequence ATGCGTAAAACGAACAAAGCGGCATCCGCTCTCCTGGCGGCGATGCTGATCTTGACCTCGCTGCTCGCAGGCTGCGGGGGCTCCGGCTCGAACGCGGCGGACGGGGACGGCTCCGCGAACGGAGCGAAGGCGGAAGGCTCGCAGCCGGCTGCCGGAAAGCCGGTCTTAAAAATGCTGCAGGGCTACGCCAAGCATAATTACGATACGCCGGTATCCGATTTCCTCGAGCAGGCGACGGGGTATAAGGTGCAGTACGACAAGCTGCCGCAGGACAACGCCTCCGACAAGCTGAACCTGATCATGTCCTCCGGCGCGGATTACGACCTGGTGAAGGCCGGCAAGCAGGACTATTTCCGCTTCGCGCTGAACGGGGCGCTCACCGATCTGACCCCGCTCATTGACAAGTACGGGCCGAATATCAAAGCCGCAATTTCCGCGAAAAGCTTCGACGCCGTCAAGGTGGACGGCAAAATTTACGCCATTCCGGACCTGAATACGAGCTATGTCGGCGGCGGCGTCATGGTGCGGACGGACTGGCTGGAGAAGCTGAACCTGAAAATGCCGGCGACGCTGGACGAATTCACGGCTATGTTGAAAGCGTTTAAAGAGAAGGACCCTGCGGGCAACGGCAAGCAGAACATTTCGTTCACGATCGCCGGCACGCTGCCGATGGTCGACGGCATTCTCGGCGCTTTCGGACTGTACAATTCCTGGAATCCCGAGGACGGGAAGCTGGTGAGCCGCGCATTCGACCCGAAGCTGCGCGATTATTTAGCCTATATGAAATCGCTGTACGATCAAGGGCTGCTGGACCCGGAATTCGCCACGAACAAGGAGGAAACCGCGGACGAGAAGTTTACGAGCGGCCGCGCCGGCGCGGAATTCGTACCGTGGTATAAAATCCCGACGCTCGACGAGGCGCTGAAGAAGAACGTCCCGGGCGCCAAATACGCTTATATTCCGTCGCTTGCCGGACCGGACGGGCAGAAGGGCTACGGCGTAGGCCAAGGCTTCGACTGGTACATGGTCGTGCCTACGACAGCCAAGCATCCGGAAGACGCGATCAAATACATCAACGCCACGCTCGACCCGGAAACGTTCAAGGAAATGTACATCGGAAAAGAAGGGGTCGACTATAAAGTGGAGAACGGCCAATATTTGCCGATTCAGCCCGCCTTCTTCGACGACCGCGGCTATTCCAGCGATTATACGATGGGCCGGGACGAGGCGCATTTTCTCGATTACTGGCAGGCTCGTCTGCGCAAAAGCGAGCCGATGTTCGACGCGTTCAAGCAAATCAATGATATCCCGGACGAGATGAAGCAACCGGACGTGCTCGGCTTCTCCACCTTCCTTCCGAACCTGGCCCAGGACTCGCAGAAGCTCGACAACCTCGTGCGGGATTACAGCGTCAATGCGATTGTCGGCGGCGTGACGGACGGCGGGCTGAAGAATTTTCAGAACGAGTGGCTGCAGGCGGGCGGCGAAGCGACGGACAAAGAAGTGAACGACTGGCACGCGAAATCGAACGAGCAGCAATAG
- a CDS encoding FAD-dependent oxidoreductase, with protein MSGLTFETLRYYRPRQAESNPETVRADVCIYGGSSAGVAAALQVRRMGLRAVIAGFGEHLGGLSAGGLGHTDIGNKAAIGGIAREFYTELGRRYAGDRRIDGDGAIWQFEPGAAERVFRDWIAEAEIPVYYGQHLDAAITEGGRIKAIRMENGNVFEAQMFIDATYEGDLMARAGVSFHVGRESNAVYKETLNGIHFGHPNHNFKAWVDPYRVEGKPDSGLAFGVTADRPGVQGEGDASIQAYNFRICLTNRPDNRLPVPMPAGYNPDRYVLLERYIRAGVWDALKLLGHMPGGKTDLNNYGAVSTDYIGMNYRWPEGSYEERERIFQDHVNYTAGLLYFLANDERIPAPIRTEAAQWGLPADEYPQTGHWSRQLYVREARRMVSGLVMTERHCRFFETADDSVGLAAYTMDSHNCRRIALDGRCINEGNVEVPPSSPYPISYRAIVPKGEECTNLLVPVCLSASHIAFGSIRMEPVFMILGQSAATVAVLAAESGCAVQDVPYPELRKRLLQDRQVLNPEAAKHAKGPVNPQ; from the coding sequence GTGTCCGGATTGACATTCGAAACGCTGCGATATTATCGTCCCCGGCAGGCGGAAAGCAACCCCGAAACCGTCCGCGCGGACGTGTGCATTTACGGCGGCAGCTCGGCGGGAGTCGCCGCCGCCCTGCAGGTGCGGCGCATGGGGCTGCGCGCGGTCATCGCCGGATTCGGCGAGCATCTCGGCGGTTTGTCCGCGGGCGGTCTCGGCCATACCGACATCGGCAATAAAGCCGCCATCGGGGGCATCGCCCGCGAATTTTACACGGAGCTCGGCAGGCGGTACGCCGGTGACCGGAGGATTGACGGCGACGGCGCGATCTGGCAGTTCGAGCCTGGCGCCGCGGAACGGGTGTTCCGGGACTGGATTGCCGAAGCGGAAATTCCGGTCTATTACGGGCAGCACCTGGATGCCGCGATAACCGAAGGCGGCCGGATCAAGGCGATCCGCATGGAAAATGGAAACGTCTTCGAAGCGCAGATGTTCATCGACGCTACGTACGAAGGCGATCTGATGGCCCGCGCGGGCGTAAGCTTCCATGTCGGAAGGGAATCCAACGCCGTCTATAAGGAAACGTTGAACGGCATTCATTTCGGTCACCCGAACCACAATTTCAAAGCGTGGGTCGATCCTTACCGGGTGGAGGGAAAGCCGGACAGCGGCCTTGCCTTCGGCGTGACGGCGGATCGCCCGGGCGTACAGGGAGAAGGCGACGCTTCCATCCAGGCTTACAACTTCCGCATCTGCCTGACGAACCGGCCGGACAACCGGCTGCCGGTTCCGATGCCGGCCGGTTACAACCCGGACCGCTATGTCCTGCTCGAGCGTTATATCCGTGCCGGCGTCTGGGACGCCCTGAAGCTGCTCGGGCATATGCCCGGAGGCAAGACGGATCTCAACAATTACGGTGCCGTCAGCACGGACTATATCGGGATGAATTACCGATGGCCGGAAGGGAGCTACGAGGAGCGGGAGCGGATTTTCCAGGATCATGTGAACTATACGGCCGGCCTCCTGTATTTTCTCGCGAACGACGAACGTATTCCCGCGCCGATCCGGACGGAAGCCGCGCAGTGGGGGCTGCCCGCGGACGAATACCCGCAGACCGGCCACTGGTCGCGCCAGCTGTATGTCCGGGAAGCCCGCCGGATGGTTTCCGGGCTGGTGATGACCGAACGCCACTGCCGGTTTTTCGAGACGGCGGACGATTCGGTCGGGCTGGCGGCGTATACGATGGATTCCCACAACTGCCGCCGGATCGCGCTTGACGGCCGCTGCATCAACGAAGGCAATGTGGAGGTCCCGCCGTCCTCGCCGTATCCGATTTCGTACCGGGCGATCGTGCCGAAAGGCGAGGAATGCACAAACCTTCTCGTACCCGTTTGTCTGTCGGCATCCCATATCGCCTTCGGCTCGATTCGCATGGAGCCGGTATTCATGATTTTGGGCCAGTCCGCCGCGACGGTCGCCGTCTTGGCCGCCGAGTCCGGCTGCGCCGTTCAAGACGTGCCGTACCCGGAGCTGCGCAAACGGCTGCTCCAAGACCGTCAGGTATTGAATCCCGAAGCGGCGAAACACGCGAAAGGACCGGTGAACCCGCAATAA